In Synechococcus sp. RS9909, one genomic interval encodes:
- a CDS encoding cephalosporin hydroxylase family protein, with translation MRPHNRKALDEHPLRFKMELIEGSSTVTFRKGVTPGLPFRPPASTVAALVH, from the coding sequence ATCCGCCCCCACAACCGCAAAGCCCTCGACGAGCATCCCCTGCGCTTCAAGATGGAGCTGATTGAAGGATCCTCGACGGTGACTTTCAGGAAAGGTGTCACTCCTGGGCTGCCTTTCAGGCCGCCTGCATCAACGGTAGCTGCCCTGGTTCATTGA